The following are encoded in a window of Shewanella psychrotolerans genomic DNA:
- the gcvP gene encoding aminomethyl-transferring glycine dehydrogenase: MTKETLTQLEQHELFIRRHVGPDSAEQQEMLNFVGAESLEDLTQQIVPESIRLGRDLAVGSACGEAEGMAAIRAIADKNKVFKSYIGMGYHGTLVPSVIQRNVLENPGWYTAYTPYQPEIAQGRLEAILNFQQVSMDLTGLDLASASLLDEATAAAEAMALAKRVSKAKKANIFFVADDVFPQTVDVVKTRAECFGFEVVTGPAEEAVNYELFGAMFQYSNRHGEIRDFTELFAALKEKKAVVTVAADIMSLVMLKSPGAMGADVVFGSAQRFGVPMGFGGPHAAFFVSRDEHKRSLPGRIIGVSQDARGNRALRMAMQTREQHIRREKANSNICTAQVLLANMASFYAVFHGPQGLKTIAQRINRLADILGAGLSAKGVELVNKTWFDTVSFKLADSAAVVARSAAAGINLRVDSDGILGVSISEPTTRADITQLFDVILGEGHGLDVAAIDASIVANGSSSIPAELVRTDAILTHPTFNRYQSETEMMRYIKRLENKDLALNHSMISLGSCTMKLNAATEMMPVSWPEFGNMHPFCPQDQAQGYAELIEELSRWLIDITGYDAVCIQPNSGAQGEYAGLLAIKKYHESRGDAHRNICLIPQSAHGTNPASAQLAGMKVVVTACDKAGNVDLEDLKIKAAEVAENLSCIMVTYPSTHGVYEETIGEICEIIHSHGGQVYLDGANMNAQVGLTSPGFIGADVSHLNLHKTFAIPHGGGGPGMGPIGVKAHLAPFVAGHAVVKHGRESDNNGAVSAAPYGSASILPITWMYIKLLGFQGLRQSTQVALLNANYMMKKLSAHYPVLYTGRNDRVAHECIIDLRPLKEASGVTEMDIAKRLNDYGFHAPTMSFPVAGTLMIEPTESESKVELDRFIDAMISIRGEIARVEAGEWPVDNNPLHNAPHTMADIMDPEFDSRPYSRELAVFPSAAVKANKFWPTVNRIDDVYGDRNLMCSCAPIDDYK; this comes from the coding sequence ATGACCAAAGAAACACTCACTCAGTTAGAGCAGCACGAACTATTTATCCGTCGTCACGTTGGCCCGGACAGCGCTGAGCAGCAAGAGATGCTGAACTTCGTTGGTGCAGAATCTTTAGAAGATTTAACACAACAGATCGTACCTGAGTCGATTCGTCTAGGCCGCGACCTTGCCGTTGGTAGTGCATGTGGCGAAGCCGAAGGTATGGCCGCTATTCGCGCTATTGCCGATAAAAACAAGGTGTTTAAAAGCTACATAGGTATGGGTTACCACGGCACGTTAGTGCCAAGTGTTATCCAACGTAACGTGCTTGAAAACCCCGGTTGGTACACTGCCTACACTCCATATCAGCCAGAAATCGCCCAAGGTCGTCTAGAAGCGATTCTAAACTTCCAACAGGTATCGATGGATCTAACTGGTCTTGATTTAGCCTCAGCATCATTACTCGATGAAGCGACCGCAGCAGCCGAAGCTATGGCATTAGCTAAGCGTGTATCTAAGGCTAAAAAAGCCAATATCTTCTTCGTTGCCGATGACGTATTCCCACAAACTGTCGACGTGGTCAAAACCCGCGCCGAGTGTTTTGGTTTTGAGGTTGTGACTGGCCCAGCAGAAGAGGCCGTTAACTACGAGCTATTTGGCGCCATGTTCCAGTACAGCAACCGTCATGGTGAAATTCGTGATTTCACTGAGCTATTTGCTGCGCTAAAAGAGAAAAAAGCGGTCGTTACCGTAGCAGCCGATATCATGTCACTGGTTATGCTTAAATCACCAGGTGCCATGGGCGCAGATGTTGTTTTTGGTAGCGCGCAGCGTTTTGGCGTACCCATGGGCTTTGGTGGCCCACACGCGGCATTTTTCGTCTCTCGTGATGAGCACAAGCGTTCACTTCCGGGTCGTATTATCGGTGTCTCACAAGATGCTCGCGGTAATCGCGCACTGCGTATGGCAATGCAAACTCGTGAGCAACATATCCGCCGCGAAAAAGCTAACTCAAACATCTGTACTGCACAGGTGTTATTGGCCAATATGGCGTCTTTCTACGCCGTATTCCATGGCCCACAAGGGCTTAAAACCATTGCTCAGCGTATTAACCGCCTTGCCGATATCTTGGGCGCAGGCCTAAGCGCTAAGGGCGTAGAACTGGTCAACAAGACTTGGTTCGATACCGTTTCATTTAAGCTTGCCGATAGTGCTGCCGTTGTTGCACGCTCAGCTGCTGCGGGTATTAATCTACGTGTTGATAGCGATGGTATCTTAGGGGTAAGCATCTCTGAGCCAACGACTCGCGCCGATATTACTCAGCTATTTGATGTCATTTTAGGTGAAGGTCATGGCTTAGACGTAGCTGCAATCGATGCCAGCATTGTGGCTAATGGCAGTAGTTCAATTCCTGCTGAGCTTGTGCGTACCGATGCTATCTTGACTCACCCAACATTTAATCGCTATCAAAGCGAAACCGAGATGATGCGTTACATCAAGCGTCTCGAAAACAAAGATTTAGCCCTAAACCACTCAATGATCTCGCTAGGCTCATGCACCATGAAGCTAAACGCGGCGACAGAGATGATGCCTGTTAGCTGGCCAGAGTTTGGTAACATGCACCCATTCTGCCCACAAGATCAGGCCCAAGGTTATGCTGAGCTTATCGAAGAGTTATCAAGATGGCTTATTGATATCACAGGTTATGATGCGGTTTGCATCCAGCCAAACTCTGGTGCACAGGGTGAATACGCGGGCCTATTAGCCATTAAGAAGTACCATGAATCACGTGGCGATGCGCACAGAAACATCTGTCTAATCCCACAATCTGCTCATGGTACTAACCCTGCGTCAGCACAACTTGCGGGGATGAAAGTCGTGGTTACCGCATGTGACAAAGCGGGTAACGTCGATCTGGAAGATCTCAAGATTAAAGCAGCCGAAGTGGCCGAAAATCTTTCATGCATCATGGTCACTTACCCATCGACTCACGGTGTGTATGAAGAAACCATCGGCGAGATCTGCGAAATCATCCATAGCCATGGTGGTCAGGTTTACCTCGATGGTGCCAACATGAACGCGCAGGTGGGCTTAACCTCTCCTGGCTTCATCGGTGCCGACGTGTCTCACCTTAACCTGCATAAAACCTTCGCGATTCCACATGGCGGCGGTGGACCAGGTATGGGCCCTATTGGTGTTAAAGCTCACCTTGCGCCATTTGTTGCAGGTCACGCCGTGGTTAAACATGGTCGTGAATCAGACAACAACGGCGCTGTATCGGCTGCACCATACGGTAGCGCGAGCATTTTGCCTATCACTTGGATGTACATTAAGTTATTGGGTTTCCAAGGCTTAAGACAATCTACCCAAGTGGCACTGCTTAACGCCAACTACATGATGAAGAAGCTATCTGCTCATTATCCAGTGCTTTACACTGGCCGTAATGACCGCGTTGCTCACGAATGTATTATCGATCTGCGTCCGCTTAAAGAAGCGTCTGGCGTAACCGAAATGGATATCGCTAAGCGTCTAAACGACTATGGGTTCCACGCGCCAACCATGAGTTTCCCTGTTGCTGGGACCTTAATGATTGAGCCAACCGAATCTGAGTCTAAAGTTGAGCTAGACAGATTCATCGATGCGATGATCTCCATTCGTGGCGAAATCGCCCGAGTAGAAGCAGGCGAGTGGCCAGTGGATAACAACCCACTGCACAACGCGCCACACACCATGGCTGACATCATGGACCCTGAGTTCGACTCACGTCCATACAGCCGTGAATTGGCGGTGTTCCCAAGTGCAGCGGTTAAGGCTAACAAGTTCTGGCCAACGGTTAACCGTATCGATGATGTTTATGGCGACCGTAATCTAATGTGTTCTTGCGCACCGATTGACGACTATAAGTAA
- the gcvH gene encoding glycine cleavage system protein GcvH — MSNIPAELKYASSHEWIRKESDGSYTVGISEHAQELLGDMVFVELPEVGDTVSAGDDCAVAESVKAASDIYAPISGEVIAVNESLEDSPELVNSDAYGDGWFFRLMPSDESEIDSLLDAEGYQEVIDEE; from the coding sequence ATGAGCAATATTCCAGCTGAACTCAAATACGCTTCTTCACACGAATGGATCCGCAAGGAGTCTGACGGTTCATACACTGTTGGTATCAGCGAACATGCCCAAGAACTACTCGGTGATATGGTATTCGTTGAGCTACCAGAAGTTGGCGATACGGTTAGCGCTGGCGATGACTGCGCCGTTGCAGAATCTGTTAAAGCGGCATCTGACATCTATGCACCTATCTCTGGTGAAGTGATCGCAGTAAACGAATCACTAGAAGATTCTCCAGAGCTAGTTAACAGCGATGCATATGGTGACGGTTGGTTCTTCCGCTTAATGCCTTCTGATGAATCAGAAATAGACAGCTTGCTTGATGCCGAAGGTTATCAAGAAGTTATCGACGAAGAGTAA
- the gcvT gene encoding glycine cleavage system aminomethyltransferase GcvT, whose product MANKTVLFNKHLESNAKMVDFHGWDMPLNYGSQIEEHHAVRQDAGMFDVSHMTVVDVTGTEACEFLRKLLANDVAKLKVPGKALYGGMLDHNAGVIDDLITYYLTDTHYRVVVNSATREKDLAWIAEQVKGFDVTITERPELAMIAVQGPNAKAKAAMVFTAEQNAAVEGMKPFFGVQSGSLFIATTGYTGEAGYEIIVPEDEAAALWQALLDNGVKPCGLGARDTLRLEAGMNLYGLDMDESVNPLAANMGWTIAWEPQDRDFIGREALTAIKAAGTDKLVGLVMEEKGVIRPGMAVFFTDADGVEQQGTITSGTFSPTLGYSIAMARVPNSVGEVAEVEMRKKRVPVKVIAPSFVRNGKQAF is encoded by the coding sequence ATGGCTAATAAAACTGTACTCTTTAATAAGCACTTGGAATCTAACGCCAAGATGGTTGACTTCCATGGTTGGGACATGCCGCTAAACTATGGCTCTCAAATTGAAGAACATCACGCTGTACGTCAAGACGCAGGTATGTTTGACGTATCTCACATGACAGTGGTTGATGTCACTGGTACTGAGGCCTGTGAATTTCTACGTAAGCTATTGGCCAACGATGTAGCCAAATTAAAAGTACCTGGTAAGGCGCTTTATGGCGGCATGCTAGATCACAATGCTGGCGTGATCGACGACCTCATCACCTATTATCTCACTGACACTCACTACCGTGTGGTCGTCAACTCAGCGACGCGTGAAAAAGACTTGGCTTGGATTGCCGAGCAAGTAAAAGGCTTCGATGTCACTATTACCGAGCGCCCAGAGCTGGCGATGATCGCTGTTCAAGGCCCGAATGCTAAAGCGAAAGCGGCAATGGTATTTACTGCCGAGCAAAATGCTGCAGTAGAAGGAATGAAGCCTTTCTTTGGTGTGCAATCTGGTTCCTTGTTTATTGCCACTACGGGTTATACCGGTGAAGCGGGTTACGAGATCATTGTCCCTGAAGATGAAGCCGCCGCCCTTTGGCAAGCGCTACTCGATAATGGCGTTAAGCCATGTGGTTTAGGTGCGCGTGACACGCTTCGTTTAGAAGCTGGTATGAACCTATATGGTTTAGATATGGACGAAAGCGTTAACCCGCTCGCGGCCAACATGGGCTGGACCATCGCGTGGGAACCACAAGATCGTGACTTTATCGGTCGTGAAGCGTTAACCGCTATCAAGGCCGCTGGAACAGATAAGCTTGTGGGCTTGGTGATGGAAGAGAAGGGGGTTATCCGTCCTGGTATGGCAGTGTTCTTTACCGACGCTGACGGCGTTGAGCAGCAAGGCACTATTACCAGTGGTACATTCTCGCCAACCTTAGGCTATTCTATTGCAATGGCGCGTGTACCTAATTCTGTTGGTGAAGTCGCAGAAGTAGAGATGCGTAAAAAGCGTGTGCCTGTTAAAGTTATCGCACCTAGCTTTGTACGCAACGGTAAACAAGCTTTCTAA
- a CDS encoding FAD-dependent monooxygenase: MFSTQTYDVAIVGGGMVGLATAIGLAMEELRVVVIDAGETEAVSGDARLRVSAINKASQRLLTHLGAWAYVDESRIGPYQKMAVWDKDGLGKIGFDAHSISEQTLGSIVENDNIAYGLATRVAELNEITHLENRRLDKIAFGEREAWLTLDNGDNLAAALVIGADGAHSWVREQCKIPMTFWDYGHHAIVASIRTELPHNDTARQVFLSEGPLAFLPLFEPDLCSIVWSVPPTKAQSLLDGDITEFERSLTAAFDGKLGMCKLASERQAFPLRMRYARHFARHRLVLVGDAAHTIHPLAGQGVNLGFLDAAATIETLVELKRKGKDIGDYANLRPLERWRKADALEMIAAMEGFKRLFDGSNPIKKAVRDIGLNLVDNFSPVKTLFMQQAMGNKSRLPTLCK; encoded by the coding sequence ATGTTCAGTACACAAACCTATGATGTAGCCATTGTTGGCGGCGGTATGGTGGGACTGGCAACCGCCATAGGCCTCGCTATGGAAGAGTTGCGAGTAGTGGTTATCGATGCGGGCGAAACCGAGGCGGTATCCGGAGATGCTCGATTGCGCGTCAGTGCGATTAATAAGGCGAGCCAACGTTTACTCACCCATCTTGGCGCTTGGGCTTATGTCGATGAGTCTCGCATCGGACCCTATCAAAAGATGGCGGTATGGGACAAAGACGGCTTAGGCAAAATTGGTTTCGATGCGCACAGCATTAGCGAGCAGACCTTAGGTAGCATTGTTGAGAACGATAACATCGCTTATGGACTCGCGACGCGCGTAGCAGAACTCAATGAAATTACTCACCTTGAGAATCGCCGTCTCGATAAAATCGCCTTTGGCGAACGTGAAGCTTGGCTCACTTTAGATAATGGCGACAACTTGGCTGCTGCTTTAGTGATCGGTGCCGATGGCGCTCATTCTTGGGTGCGTGAACAGTGTAAGATCCCAATGACCTTTTGGGATTATGGTCATCATGCCATCGTTGCTTCTATCCGCACTGAGTTACCGCACAATGACACTGCTAGGCAGGTATTTCTTAGCGAGGGTCCATTAGCTTTTTTGCCTCTGTTTGAACCCGATCTCTGCTCTATCGTGTGGTCGGTGCCCCCCACCAAGGCGCAATCGCTATTAGATGGCGATATTACTGAGTTTGAGCGTAGCCTCACCGCCGCATTCGACGGTAAACTAGGGATGTGTAAGTTAGCCAGTGAGCGGCAAGCCTTTCCGCTGCGCATGCGTTATGCCCGCCACTTTGCTCGTCATCGTTTAGTGTTAGTTGGGGACGCAGCTCATACCATTCATCCGTTAGCAGGCCAAGGTGTTAACTTAGGTTTCCTCGATGCCGCAGCCACCATTGAAACCCTCGTAGAGCTTAAGCGTAAAGGTAAAGATATTGGTGATTATGCTAATTTGCGTCCACTAGAGCGTTGGCGTAAAGCCGATGCGTTAGAGATGATTGCCGCAATGGAAGGCTTTAAGCGCTTATTCGATGGCAGTAATCCGATTAAGAAAGCGGTGCGAGATATTGGCCTAAACTTGGTCGATAACTTTTCTCCTGTGAAAACACTGTTTATGCAGCAAGCGATGGGGAACAAATCTCGTCTGCCGACGCTGTGTAAATAG